In the genome of Paenibacillus pabuli, one region contains:
- a CDS encoding MTH1187 family thiamine-binding protein: MAIAEVTVIPIGTGTTSLSSYVADMQKVLENQRGITYQLTSMSTIIEGPLNEVFTSIAALHEAPFLSGAQRVSTSVKIDDRRDKPDASSVQKLQSVQDRLASRQARPS; the protein is encoded by the coding sequence ATGGCAATAGCAGAAGTGACCGTAATTCCAATTGGCACCGGGACAACCAGCTTGAGCAGTTATGTGGCAGACATGCAGAAAGTGTTGGAAAACCAGCGGGGCATTACATATCAGTTGACCTCCATGAGTACCATTATCGAAGGCCCGCTCAATGAAGTATTTACATCAATTGCGGCTCTGCATGAAGCTCCGTTTCTATCGGGAGCCCAGCGTGTCTCGACCTCGGTCAAGATCGACGATCGTCGTGACAAACCGGATGCCTCCAGTGTGCAGAAGCTGCAATCTGTTCAGGACCGACTGGCATCACGCCAGGCGCGACCGAGCTGA
- a CDS encoding ribonucleoside-diphosphate reductase subunit alpha, giving the protein MPQVVTKPNNRQLAFDDMRISVYADRILEGLDMLDKERLVRGVNSKLRRDEVTGDEISNAFMMSALELVTKEEPNWKFAAARSLLTSLYKKAATNRRYKSYPEEPYGAFHPLLVDLVKKGIYREELLECYTKEQIDELAECIDYRNDLLFDYIGLLTLAERYLAHDFDGKVMELPQERYMVIAMYLMHQEPAERRMDLVKEAYWAMSNMYMTAATPTMSNAGKKVAGQLSSCFIDTVDDSLEGIFDSNTDVARLSKMGGGIGVYLGKVRARGSDIRGHKNTSSGVIPWIRQLNNTAVSVDQLGTRKGAIAVYLDVFHKDILAFLDLKLNNGDERMRAHDVFHGICLPDLFMERVASRGEWSLFCPHETKKVMGWKDENGRALGLEDFYDESVGEGTFREKYEEAVNHPLLSRITVQAIDIMKRVMKSQLETGTPYMFYRDTVNRANPNSAHGMVYSSNLCTEIMQNQSATVVEKEELVTKDGQTRIVISKVPGDFVVCNLNSIHLARAVPHNVLERLVPIQVRMLDNVIDINNIEVLQAQYTNSQYRAVGLGTFGLHHLLALEGIRWESEEAVTYNDNLYEKINYLLVKASMELSKEKGHYPKFQGSDWQTGKYFDQRDYTTGERVGEFVTTEQWKELQAQVQQNGVRNAWLFAIAPNGSTSIIAGSTASIDPLYELLSYEEKTTYKIANPAPDLSEKTIWYYKTAFMVDQHASINMAAARQRHVDQGQSFNLYVRPDIKATEFLELHLHAWRAGIKSTYYVRSRALTIEECDSCAS; this is encoded by the coding sequence ATGCCACAAGTTGTGACCAAGCCGAACAACCGCCAGCTTGCCTTTGATGATATGCGCATCTCGGTATATGCAGATCGTATTCTGGAAGGACTGGACATGCTGGACAAGGAACGTCTGGTACGCGGGGTAAACAGCAAGCTCCGTCGTGACGAAGTTACCGGAGACGAGATCAGCAACGCTTTTATGATGAGCGCACTGGAACTGGTAACGAAGGAAGAGCCTAACTGGAAATTTGCAGCGGCACGCTCCCTGCTTACTTCCCTTTACAAGAAAGCGGCAACCAACCGCAGATACAAATCTTACCCGGAAGAGCCTTACGGCGCGTTCCACCCGCTTCTTGTAGATCTTGTGAAGAAAGGCATCTACCGTGAAGAGCTGCTGGAATGTTACACCAAAGAGCAGATCGACGAACTTGCTGAATGCATCGACTACCGCAACGATCTGTTGTTCGACTACATCGGCTTGCTCACACTGGCAGAACGTTACCTTGCTCATGATTTTGACGGAAAAGTCATGGAACTGCCTCAAGAGCGTTACATGGTTATCGCGATGTACCTGATGCACCAGGAGCCTGCTGAGAGACGTATGGATCTCGTTAAGGAAGCTTACTGGGCAATGAGCAACATGTACATGACAGCAGCTACACCTACGATGTCCAATGCGGGCAAAAAAGTGGCTGGACAACTCTCCAGCTGCTTCATTGATACCGTGGATGATTCCCTTGAGGGCATCTTTGATTCCAACACAGATGTAGCACGTCTCAGCAAAATGGGCGGCGGCATCGGCGTATACCTCGGTAAAGTCAGAGCTCGCGGTTCGGACATCCGGGGTCACAAAAATACAAGCTCTGGCGTAATCCCTTGGATTCGCCAACTCAATAATACTGCGGTCAGCGTAGACCAGCTTGGAACACGTAAAGGTGCGATCGCTGTTTATCTGGACGTTTTCCATAAAGACATTCTGGCCTTCCTCGATCTGAAGCTGAACAATGGTGACGAGAGGATGCGTGCGCATGACGTATTCCACGGCATTTGCCTGCCTGACCTGTTCATGGAGCGAGTAGCCAGCCGCGGCGAGTGGAGCCTGTTCTGCCCGCATGAAACGAAAAAAGTGATGGGCTGGAAAGACGAGAACGGTCGTGCACTCGGGCTGGAAGATTTCTATGATGAGTCCGTAGGCGAAGGCACGTTCCGTGAGAAATATGAGGAAGCGGTGAATCACCCGCTGCTGTCCCGAATCACAGTTCAGGCCATTGACATCATGAAACGTGTCATGAAGTCCCAACTGGAAACGGGTACGCCTTACATGTTCTACCGGGATACTGTCAACCGAGCGAACCCGAACAGTGCACACGGTATGGTGTATTCTTCCAACCTTTGTACCGAAATCATGCAGAACCAGTCTGCAACGGTAGTCGAAAAGGAAGAACTCGTTACCAAAGATGGACAAACTCGCATCGTGATTTCCAAAGTGCCGGGCGATTTCGTAGTCTGCAACCTGAACTCCATTCACTTGGCACGCGCTGTACCTCATAATGTATTGGAGCGTCTGGTACCGATTCAGGTTCGTATGCTGGACAACGTAATCGACATCAACAACATTGAAGTGCTTCAAGCCCAATACACCAACAGTCAGTACCGTGCAGTTGGTCTGGGAACATTTGGACTCCATCACCTGCTTGCTCTTGAAGGCATTCGTTGGGAATCCGAAGAAGCAGTCACATATAACGATAATCTGTATGAAAAAATCAACTATCTGCTCGTGAAAGCCAGCATGGAGCTGTCCAAGGAAAAAGGACATTATCCGAAATTCCAAGGCTCCGATTGGCAAACAGGCAAATACTTCGACCAACGGGATTACACAACAGGTGAGCGCGTAGGCGAATTCGTTACAACGGAACAATGGAAAGAACTGCAAGCCCAAGTACAACAAAACGGTGTACGTAACGCCTGGTTGTTCGCCATTGCACCAAATGGTTCAACATCCATCATTGCGGGTTCGACAGCCAGCATTGATCCGCTCTACGAACTGTTGTCTTATGAAGAGAAAACGACATACAAGATTGCCAACCCGGCACCTGACCTGTCCGAAAAAACAATCTGGTATTACAAAACAGCATTCATGGTGGATCAACATGCTTCCATTAATATGGCTGCTGCCCGTCAACGCCACGTCGATCAGGGTCAAAGCTTTAACTTGTATGTTCGTCCAGATATCAAAGCAACGGAATTCCTGGAACTGCATCTGCACGCCTGGAGAGCCGGCATCAAATCGACTTATTATGTCCGCAGCCGGGCATTAACTATTGAAGAATGCGATTCTTGCGCAAGCTAA
- a CDS encoding RNA polymerase sigma factor yields MTESIEDSRLMRQIAERDASALELLYDRYERAVYSFAYRIVGDPMTAEETVQELFLRVWNNAERYEASQGKLTTWMFAITRNIAVDMLRRKSKGAATTSVENEALAAFADEHTNTEDEIERKWEGIRIKKALSQLNGDQQQVIESIYFAGLTQQEVSSRFGIPLGTVKSRVRLAMRQLQKLLADAELHPDAEREGIHP; encoded by the coding sequence ATGACTGAATCAATAGAGGACAGCAGGTTAATGCGGCAGATTGCGGAACGAGATGCTTCCGCGCTGGAGCTTTTATACGACCGCTACGAGCGGGCGGTGTACTCTTTTGCTTATCGGATTGTTGGTGATCCAATGACAGCAGAAGAGACTGTCCAGGAACTATTTCTGCGGGTCTGGAACAATGCTGAACGATATGAGGCCTCTCAGGGGAAGCTGACCACGTGGATGTTCGCCATTACGCGTAACATAGCAGTGGACATGCTGAGGCGAAAATCCAAAGGCGCAGCTACGACATCAGTGGAGAATGAAGCACTGGCGGCATTTGCCGATGAACATACAAATACAGAAGACGAAATAGAACGCAAGTGGGAGGGTATCCGAATCAAGAAGGCCTTGTCCCAGTTAAACGGTGACCAGCAGCAGGTTATTGAATCGATCTATTTTGCAGGCTTAACGCAACAGGAGGTATCCAGCAGATTCGGGATTCCGTTGGGTACGGTAAAGAGCCGTGTCAGGCTTGCAATGCGACAGCTTCAGAAGCTGCTCGCCGATGCTGAATTGCATCCGGATGCGGAAAGGGAGGGCATACATCCATGA
- a CDS encoding phosphotransferase family protein, with the protein MTTRIYFGSNKLGEIEQASLQKVLHDFNLGTLIDYKRTEEGVMGQTLYIRSSEGEYILKGNPLYAGQLQEEQFFVEQLKTHTSIPVPDPYLLHEDTALLGWSCAIMPRLPGMHLHDLSLQASLSQEDQENIATMLAHSLAELHRWKVPDAGEYDPVAKQIVPFAGKYLDWLYGTIHHWLQDAAKYSVITDDDIQWVDEQLRQAELAFHSMPVPGFVMGDFKVENFVIQKNGSLASDWEISGLFDFTTAYFGDGTADLTKMVAMYIREGQPELAKRFLHGYRDVVCAADTERCQHFATRLRVHLLYQRILLWGECKATGQVTWPADMPFAHWAEHYMDSVIALLD; encoded by the coding sequence ATGACAACTCGTATTTATTTCGGCTCCAATAAACTTGGTGAGATTGAGCAAGCATCCTTGCAAAAGGTGCTTCATGATTTCAATCTGGGTACACTTATCGATTATAAGCGAACCGAAGAGGGTGTAATGGGTCAGACACTTTATATTCGCTCTTCAGAGGGAGAATATATTTTGAAAGGCAATCCATTATATGCAGGACAACTCCAGGAAGAGCAATTCTTCGTTGAGCAGTTGAAAACACACACCAGCATTCCTGTGCCTGATCCATATTTGCTGCATGAAGATACCGCTCTACTGGGCTGGAGCTGCGCCATCATGCCCCGATTACCTGGAATGCATCTGCATGATCTGTCATTACAGGCTTCTCTGTCACAGGAGGATCAGGAGAATATCGCTACGATGCTTGCCCACTCCTTGGCAGAACTGCACCGTTGGAAGGTCCCTGACGCGGGAGAGTATGATCCTGTAGCGAAGCAGATTGTTCCCTTTGCGGGCAAATATCTGGACTGGCTCTATGGGACAATCCATCACTGGCTGCAGGATGCAGCCAAGTACTCCGTGATAACAGACGACGATATACAGTGGGTAGATGAACAATTGAGACAAGCCGAACTTGCTTTTCACTCCATGCCTGTTCCCGGATTTGTGATGGGGGATTTTAAGGTCGAGAACTTTGTGATTCAGAAGAATGGAAGCCTTGCTTCCGACTGGGAGATTAGTGGTCTGTTTGATTTTACGACGGCCTATTTTGGAGATGGCACAGCTGACCTAACCAAAATGGTAGCCATGTATATACGCGAAGGCCAACCCGAGCTTGCCAAACGATTCCTTCATGGTTATCGGGATGTTGTCTGCGCAGCAGATACGGAGCGATGCCAGCACTTTGCCACACGTCTTAGGGTGCATCTGCTTTATCAACGCATTTTGTTATGGGGTGAATGCAAAGCAACAGGCCAAGTGACCTGGCCAGCAGATATGCCTTTTGCACATTGGGCGGAGCATTACATGGATTCGGTTATTGCTTTGTTGGACTAG
- a CDS encoding SMI1/KNR4 family protein yields the protein MERELLEQLNKWHEQDQFGLIIKRIQQIPESERDYELIGQLARAYNNDARYREAVQHLLSVEEQGVNDPLWQYRLGYAYCYIANYEQALLAFERANELQPHDESTLEFLSQVRPFAEKMRRDRQRHEEQVTEWEQRGTLNHLRAASGTYDPATFWEQSDYARDNHVSAPFDEATIVSIEHELGYKLPTSYIQLMNTQNGGIPTRTVFPTEKATSWAEDHIEISSIMGIGWEKMYSIGGEFGSRFMIEDWGYPDLGIVICDCPSAGHDVVMLDYRFCGPEGEPAVVHVDQEDDYEITYLAPNFETFIRGLVDADTFDLSEDEDED from the coding sequence ATGGAAAGAGAACTTCTGGAACAACTAAACAAATGGCATGAACAGGACCAGTTCGGTCTCATTATTAAACGTATTCAACAAATCCCTGAATCAGAGCGAGATTATGAGCTAATTGGACAACTCGCCAGAGCGTATAACAATGATGCACGTTACCGCGAAGCCGTTCAACATTTGTTGTCTGTCGAGGAGCAAGGGGTAAACGACCCGCTCTGGCAATATCGCTTAGGGTACGCGTACTGTTATATCGCCAACTATGAACAAGCACTACTGGCTTTTGAGAGAGCTAACGAACTTCAGCCACATGATGAATCAACCCTTGAATTTCTAAGTCAGGTTCGACCTTTCGCCGAGAAGATGCGGCGGGATCGACAACGCCATGAAGAACAAGTGACAGAATGGGAGCAGCGTGGCACGTTGAACCATCTTCGTGCTGCTTCAGGAACGTACGACCCAGCGACATTCTGGGAGCAGAGTGATTATGCACGAGATAACCATGTGTCAGCTCCCTTTGACGAAGCCACGATTGTATCGATTGAACACGAATTGGGTTACAAGCTCCCCACTTCCTATATTCAGCTTATGAATACCCAAAACGGCGGAATCCCTACACGAACTGTGTTCCCGACCGAAAAAGCAACTTCCTGGGCTGAGGATCATATTGAGATTTCTAGTATTATGGGGATCGGCTGGGAGAAGATGTACTCCATTGGAGGAGAGTTCGGAAGTCGGTTCATGATCGAAGATTGGGGATACCCTGATCTCGGTATCGTCATCTGCGATTGTCCGTCTGCCGGACATGATGTGGTGATGCTGGATTATCGATTCTGCGGCCCTGAGGGCGAACCTGCCGTGGTTCATGTGGATCAGGAAGACGATTATGAGATTACATATTTGGCACCCAATTTTGAGACTTTTATTCGTGGACTAGTTGATGCCGACACGTTTGATCTGTCTGAAGACGAGGATGAAGACTGA
- a CDS encoding ribonucleotide-diphosphate reductase subunit beta has protein sequence MQLQKIFNTEAPNQSTRIIEGECSGILNWNDIRMPHMYKLYKVLLLNHWIADEIPMSKDASQFAQLDPEEQRTFKVNISLLAVLDSMQTMFVGDVKRYFTDSSLEAISAIIGQQEVVHNQSYSYVLSSIVSDREQKEIFEYWKHDPVLLDRNRFIADIYQTFRDNPSPQTFFQAMVADLVLEGIFFYSTFAFFYNLARDQKMMATSQMISYIQRDENQHCYFFAEVFKQLLVDFPELNTPENMDYVYTTINRAVELETNWAHYTLSNVRGIDLNELEDYIKYIANKRLRLMGMEKAYEGVDVNCMPWIKPFSDEALNATKTDFFEAKSRNYGKVGDDNGFDDL, from the coding sequence ATGCAATTGCAGAAAATTTTCAATACCGAAGCGCCTAACCAGTCTACCCGTATCATTGAAGGGGAATGCTCAGGCATTCTGAACTGGAACGATATTCGTATGCCTCATATGTACAAACTGTACAAAGTCCTGCTGCTCAACCACTGGATCGCTGATGAAATTCCAATGTCCAAAGATGCTTCCCAATTTGCCCAATTGGACCCGGAAGAACAGCGTACATTTAAAGTCAACATTTCACTGCTCGCTGTATTGGACTCCATGCAAACCATGTTTGTAGGTGACGTGAAACGTTATTTCACGGATTCCTCTCTGGAAGCGATCTCGGCAATTATCGGACAACAGGAAGTTGTACACAACCAATCGTACTCGTACGTCCTGTCCTCCATCGTATCCGATCGGGAGCAAAAGGAAATTTTTGAATATTGGAAACATGATCCGGTTCTGCTTGACCGCAACCGCTTCATCGCTGATATCTACCAAACCTTCCGGGATAATCCGTCTCCACAGACGTTCTTCCAGGCGATGGTAGCTGATCTGGTACTTGAAGGCATTTTCTTCTACAGTACATTTGCCTTCTTCTATAACCTGGCCCGTGACCAGAAGATGATGGCAACCAGCCAAATGATCTCTTATATTCAGCGCGATGAGAATCAGCACTGTTACTTCTTCGCTGAAGTATTCAAACAGCTGCTGGTAGACTTCCCTGAACTGAACACACCAGAGAACATGGACTATGTGTACACTACGATCAATCGTGCCGTTGAACTTGAAACGAACTGGGCACACTACACACTCAGCAACGTACGCGGGATTGACCTGAACGAGTTGGAAGACTATATCAAATATATCGCTAACAAACGTTTGCGTTTGATGGGTATGGAAAAAGCCTACGAAGGCGTAGATGTGAACTGCATGCCTTGGATCAAACCTTTCTCCGACGAAGCATTGAATGCTACCAAAACAGACTTCTTCGAAGCCAAGTCCCGTAACTACGGCAAGGTCGGCGATGATAACGGATTTGACGATTTGTAA
- a CDS encoding YjcZ family sporulation protein: MSGVVGGVGYGVGGAWTSTGAILVLFILLVIITKSFWV, translated from the coding sequence ATGAGTGGAGTAGTTGGAGGAGTAGGTTACGGTGTTGGCGGAGCATGGACATCCACTGGTGCCATCTTGGTTCTGTTCATTCTTCTCGTTATCATCACTAAATCTTTCTGGGTATAA